In Prochlorococcus marinus XMU1406, the genomic stretch AGGACTCAAAGTCAAAAGCTGTAGCAGGATTGACATTAGGTGCAGATCCAATTGTGAGTGGATTAATAGTTAAAGCAGCTTCGCAAGGTCTAGAACTTAATGGTTTAATAATTCGGAAAGAAATTAAAAAATACGGTACCAAAGCTGGAATAGAGGGCCCTGCATTAGAAGAAGGAACTTTGGTAACTGTCTTAGAGGATGTGGTTACAACTGCTGGTTCAGTAATAAAAGCGATAAAAAAATTACGAGAAAATAATTATATTGTTGAGGAAGTTTTGTCTATAGTTGATAGGCAAGAAGGGGGATTAGAAGCCCTTGAGGATGAAAATGTTAAATTAAAGAGTCTTTTTACAATAAAAGACTTTTTATGATTATTTCAAAATGCAAGATATAAAACAAAATTTTTGGCTTGAAAAATTTGATTGTTTTTCTATTACTGGAAAAGATGCCAGAAAATTTTTGAATGGAATAACAACTGGTAATATTCTTAATTCAGAAAATACAGTTATTAAAACTTGTTGGTTAACTCCAAATGGAGTTCTAAGGTCATTAATCGAAATTATTTTTTTAGAAAGAAACTTAGAGGTAATTATCTTGGCGGGTAATACTAATGAAATAATTGATTACTTTAATCAAATTATTTTTCCAGCTGACGATGTACTTCTAAGTGAACCTTTCTTGATAAATAGAATTCAGGAAATTGATGAATCTAGTTCATGGAGAACTTACCAGCCTATTTTCTTCAAAACAGAAGATAAAGAATTTGAAATATATAAAAATAAACTAAATTTACTAAGTCCCAATGATTTAAAACTTTGGAAGATTAATCAGGCAATACCTTCGTTAGAAATGGAAATAAACGGAAAAAATAATCCTCTTGAGCTTGGATTACAAGATCTTATAGATTTTAATAAAGGTTGTTATTTAGGACAAGAAACAATGTCAAAAATAAAAAATGTTTCTTCTTTAAAACAGGAAATAAGAATTTGGAAATCATTCGAATCTAATTTGAATTTAGAAGTTGAAGATAAAAATTTATATATAAATTCTGCCAAAGATATTTCTGTAGGCAAAATCACTAGTTTTTTTAAATCAGATTCTCAAATTAAAGG encodes the following:
- a CDS encoding folate-binding protein YgfZ produces the protein MQDIKQNFWLEKFDCFSITGKDARKFLNGITTGNILNSENTVIKTCWLTPNGVLRSLIEIIFLERNLEVIILAGNTNEIIDYFNQIIFPADDVLLSEPFLINRIQEIDESSSWRTYQPIFFKTEDKEFEIYKNKLNLLSPNDLKLWKINQAIPSLEMEINGKNNPLELGLQDLIDFNKGCYLGQETMSKIKNVSSLKQEIRIWKSFESNLNLEVEDKNLYINSAKDISVGKITSFFKSDSQIKGLAMIKRKYLEEGSYFFSEIFGKIIINKSVGSIFL
- the pyrE gene encoding orotate phosphoribosyltransferase — protein: MGNFSEKYDLNKGKLLKQLIEKSYKRGNFTLSSGKKSSHYFNCKPVSLNGEGLNLISDLFLELKDSKSKAVAGLTLGADPIVSGLIVKAASQGLELNGLIIRKEIKKYGTKAGIEGPALEEGTLVTVLEDVVTTAGSVIKAIKKLRENNYIVEEVLSIVDRQEGGLEALEDENVKLKSLFTIKDFL